The proteins below come from a single Amphiura filiformis chromosome 15, Afil_fr2py, whole genome shotgun sequence genomic window:
- the LOC140171160 gene encoding protein NDNF-like, translating into MTLPSAVSFLLPLVILIVSIITKAQRLPTRDEELFLHQMRNPEAFHLSSLLPDGAEVRVSIAGDNSHMYFFMVEEDSTPVAISVTPCQAQLQWKLSLHELPEDGSGSSEEDQLSEQRPQKKPPNSKLGTVIKTYIGHDVATYLTYNSPAGIYILEVRSPEDYASFRIYSTTTPESDHVYPELPTDPRLDITSAKRNKVSLAWKASPSDTLYGQPIKYCVAMSTRKNYHTWCSVEALVYGEEPDVIPTHSGFGFEGERENRRNLRKRKRKNKKNRDRKARRGENGKEDDNLVVECVGSKTLHTFTNLEPDTKYYFDLFAVHESTNRSATYLGTSIITREKKPKQKTKILKDAKLITSAVRRTQPIKSFTFNVGAEMSDVLITIQPCTWPVTLEVYRAEEQIRSSRVRNLKNFSVKNVEGELTIAVKGVQKRTSHFRLFATTKASKYPFPSLPDDHRIKVFENLRECTSITLAWLTTSEVSQYCLYMRKDLDQSSRQETSAELIETDNYCQAPEMRKKTEKVVCRTVNGADAEMDVLTETVRGLTENTKYVFDVYVSSYGKQTLAYRSAKAKTKKRC; encoded by the exons ATGACACTACCATCTGCAGTTTCGTTCCTTCTACCACTGGTCATCCTTATAGTCTCAATTATAACAAAAGCACAAAGACTTCCTACAAGAGACGAGGAATTATTTCTGCATCAAATGAGAAACCCAGAAGCTTTTCATCTCTCTAGTCTTCTACCAGATGGTGCTGAAGTAAGGGTCTCCATAGCTGGGGATAATTCACACAT GTACTTCTTTATGGTGGAAGAAGATAGTACACCAGTTGCAATATCAGTGACACCCTGTCAAGCGCAGCTTCAGTGGAAATTGTCCCTACACGAGTTACCGGAAGATGGCAGCGGATCAA GTGAAGAAGACCAGCTCAGCGAACAAAGACCACAAAAGAAGCCACCAAATTCCAAACTAGGTACAGTGATAAAGACGTACATTGGTCACGACGTCGCCACATATCTGACGTATAATTCACCAGCTGGAATCTACATTCTAGAAGTCAGAAGTCCTGAAGACTATGCAAGTTTTCGAATTTACTCAACGACGACACCAGAGTCCGATCATGTATACCCAGAATTGCCAACAGATCCTAGACTCGATATCACATCAGCAAAAAGAAATAAAGTCTCTTTAGCATGGAAGGCAAGTCCGTCAGACACTTTATATGGTCAACCAATCAAATACTGTGTTGCTATGAGTACAAGAAAGAATTACCACACATGGTGTAGTGTGGAGGCACTTGTTTATGGTGAGGAGCCTGATGTTATACCGACACATTCTGGGTTTGGTTTTGAAGGTGAAAGAGAAAACAGACGGAACTTAAGAAAACGCAAACGTAAGAATAAAAAGAATCGAGATCGTAAAGCACGGAGAGGAGAAAATGGCAAAGAGGATGACAACCTTGTCGTAGAATGTGTTGGGAGCAAAACTTTGCACACATTCACAAATCTGGAACCGGATACGAAATATTATTTCGATTTATTTGCAGTACATGAGAGTACGAATAGGAGCGCGACATACTTGGGTACGTCAATTATAACGCGAGAGAAAAAGCCAAAACAGAAGACGAAGATATTAAAGGACGCAAAATTAATAACTTCAGCAGTGCGCAGAACACAACCTATTAAAAGTTTCACTTTTAACGTTGGTGCAGAAATGAGTGACGTACTAATAACAATACAGCCTTGTACGTGGCCTGTAACACTAGAAGTTTACAGAGCTGAAGAACAGATCCGCTCTTCAAGAGTCAGAAATCTTAAGAATTTCTCTGTCAAAAATGTAGAAGGTGAACTTACAATTGCAGTGAAAGGTGTACAGAAAAGGACCTCACATTTCCGCTTATTTGCAACTACAAAAGCATCTAAGTATCCTTTCCCAAGTTTACCAGACGATCATAGGATAAAGGTGTTTGAAAATTTGCGTGAATGTACATCAATTACCTTAGCGTGGTTAACAACAAGTGAAGTATCACAGTACTGTCTTTATATGAGAAAGGACCTAGATCAGTCATCAAGACAAGAAACGTCAGCGGAATTAATAGAGACTGATAACTACTGTCAAGCGCCAGAAATGAGaaagaaaactgaaaaagttgTATGTCGTACTGTTAATGGCGCAGATGCCGAAATGGACGTATTGACTGAAACGGTTAGAGGTTTAacagaaaatacaaaatatgtttttgatgTGTATGTAAGTAGTTATGGCAAACAAACTCTTGCTTACAGAAGTGCAAAAGCTAAAACGAAGAAGAGGTGCTGA